The proteins below are encoded in one region of Bombus vancouverensis nearcticus chromosome 8, iyBomVanc1_principal, whole genome shotgun sequence:
- the LOC117157819 gene encoding uncharacterized protein LOC117157819 has protein sequence MEIISLKIYTTVIVSFYCLGVVGQYEWQARDAFNEIRLKMDKINEENCPIQHLGDLYLPEDAVSHLPDIKDININPVFPNRTALLHLHNMALSRSFFWSYILQSRFIRPAINDTYDPGMMYYFLSTVADVSANPHINASAIYFSPNMSYSPSYRGFFNKTMPRFAPRTFRADDFNDPIHLERMSTRNTFNVQDLGAFASGSLSEDYTTDYYRINEWYKKWLPDNVDKRHDTKTTYQVEIRYANNTNETFTFHGPRGADEYPGPVRWTRPYYDCGRSNRWLVAAVVPIADIYPRHTGFRHIEYPTYTAISVIEMDFERIDINQCPKGKGNSGPNKFADTARCKTETTECEPLHGWGFRRGGYQCRCKPGFRLPNVVRRPYLGEIIERATQEQYYNGFDCSRIGWIHKMPVQWEKAKPDVREKYLEQFYHYRNYSIGPEALRSEQINIDQTLKFILSINSKTCKSYTEEDLTLLGDIAFGAKEFFENEAKMATRLANFISAFLQTSDSHEVYSGKRVADRPLTEDQMIGETLALVLGDTKIYSAEMLWDRNKFTNRTFFAPYAYKTELNTRKFKVEDLARLDDPGNVYTKKNYFKLLKQRWATNFDELEKYYMKIKIRYNETGEYLKKYEHYPNSYRAANLNHGHWTTPYFDCNGKVKKWVITYASPFFGLDSLKKKLEFKGIVAVTMDLLQLDINQCDDVFHAPNAFKGTHKCDKKTSYCVPILGRGFETGGYKCECKQGFEYPFEDLITYYDGQLVEAEFNNLVNDEKTRYDMFKCRLAAATSIQVNWILLLVSIILYHFIGDNYLVVIS, from the exons ATGGAAATTATCAGCTTGAAAATATATACGACAGTGATCGTAAGCTTTTATTGTTTGGGCGTTGTCGGACAATATGAATGGCAAGCCAGAGATGCATTTAACGAAATTCGTTTAAAAATGGACAAGATCAACGAAGAAAATTGCCCTATTCAACATCTCGGAGATCTCTATCTACCGGAAGACGCAGTCTCTCATTTACCTGACATCAAAGATATCAATATTAATCCTGTGTTTCCAAATAGAACTGCTTTATTACATCTTCATAACATGGCTCTTAGTAGATCATTTTTTTGGAGTTATATTTTACAATCCAGATTCATACGACCTGCTATCAATGATACATATGATCCAGGCATGATGTATTATTTCTTATCAACAGTCGCCGATGTTTCTGCAAATCCACATATAAATGCTTCTGCTATATATTTTTCACCAAATATGTCTTATTCGCCATCGTATCGAGGCTTTTTTAACAAAACTATGCCTAGATTTGCTCCACGAACGTTTAGAGCTGATGATTTTAACGATCCTATACATTTAGAAAGAATGTCCACAAGAAATACATTTAACGTACAAGATCTTGGTGCATTTGCCAGTGGTAGCCTTAGCGAAGATTATACAACAGATTATTACCGTATAAATGAATG GTACAAGAAGTGGTTACCAGATAATGTTGACAAAAGGCACGATACTAAAACTACTTATCAAGTTGAAATTAGATATGCTAACAACACTAATGaaacatttacatttcatgGACCGCGCG GTGCGGATGAATATCCTGGGCCAGTAAGATGGACCAGACCATATTATGATTGTGGAAGATCAAATCGATGGCTCGTAGCAGCAGTTGTACCTATCGCAGATATTTATCCAAGACATACAGGATTCAGACATATCGAATATCCAac CTATACTGCCATATCAGTAATTGAAATGGATTTCGAACGAATAGATATAAATCAGTGCCCAAAGGGAAAAGGAAATAGTGGTCCAAATAAATTTGCAGATACTGCTAGATGTAAAACAGAAACTACCGAG TGTGAACCATTACATGGCTGGGGTTTTCGAAGAGGAGGATATCAATGTAGATGTAAACCAGGTTTCAGATTGCCAAATGTAGTACGACGTCCATATTTAGGTGAAATTATAGAAAGAGCAACTCAAGAACAATATTATAATGGGTTCGATTGCTCCCGAATAGGAT GGATTCATAAGATGCCTGTACAATGGGAGAAGGCAAAACCAGATGTTAGAGAAAAATATCTTGAGCAGTTTTATCATTACAGAAATTATTCCATTGGACCAGAAGCATTAAGATCCGAACAAATTAATATCGACCAAActcttaaatttattttaagtaTCAATTCAAAAACTTGCAAGAG TTACACAGAAGAAGATTTAACGTTACTTGGAGATATAGCCTTTGGAGCCaaagaattttttgaaaatgAAGCAAAAATGGCAACTAGATTAGCAAACTTTATTAGTGCATTCCTACAAACTTCTGATTCTCATGAAGTTTATTCAGGTAAAAGAGTAGCAGATAGGCCACTTACTGAAGATCAAATGATTGGGGAGACATTAGCTTTAGTTCTTGGAGACACTAAAATATATTCTGCTGAAATGTTATGGGACCGTAATAAATTCACAAATAGAACCTTCTTTGCTCCATATGCTTATAAAACTGAATTAAATACTCGAAAATTTAAAGTTGAAGATTTAGCCAGACTCGATGATCCAG GTAATGTTTATacaaaaaagaattattttaaattgcTAAAACAAAGATGGGCAACAAATTTCGATGAATTGGAAAAGTATTACATGAAGATAAAGATTAGATACAATGAAACTGGCGAATACCTTAAAAAGTATGAGCATTATCCCAATTCTTACag GGCAGCAAACCTGAATCACGGACATTGGACAACTCCGTACTTCGATTGCAACGGCAAAGTAAAGAAATGGGTAATTACCTATGCATCCCCATTTTTTGGCCTGGACAGCTTGAAAAAGAAACTGGAATTCAA AGGTATTGTGGCTGTTACCATGGATCTACTTCAACTTGATATCAATCAATGTGATGATGTATTTCACGCTCCAAATGCATTTAAGGGTACACACAAGTGTGATAAGAAAACTTCATAC tgCGTGCCAATTCTTGGAAGAGGCTTTGAAACAGGCGGATACAAATGTGAATGTAAGCAAGGTTTTGAATATCCATTCGAAGACTTAATCACATACTATGATGGCCAATTAGTAGAAGCTGAATTTAATAATTTAGTTAACGATGAAAAAACTAG ATACGATATGTTCAAATGTCGATTAGCTGCTGCCACGTCGATTCAAGTCAATTGGATATTATTATTGGTATCGATAATATTGTATCATTTTATAGGAGATAATTACCTCGTAGTAATCTCGTAA